The Natrinema caseinilyticum genomic sequence GCGCCCCTGTCGCTCCCGTGGTCGCGGCCACGTCCGTAAACCAGAGACTCAGCGCAACCCAGGCGACGGCTGCGACGATGCCGGCGACGACGACGCTGATGACCGGCCAGAACGGTTCGAAGGTCCCCGCCTCGACGCTGCGAAAGATGGCGAACATCGTAAAGACCGTAAAAAAGGCGGTGCCGGTGATCCCGACGAATCGGTGAACCGTCGGCTGGAGGCCGCCGACGTGGAGAAAAACCGCGACGATCCAGACGATCCCCGCGACGGTCGCCGTCGCCGCGTAGACCATCGGTGCGCTGAACAGGGGAGCGATACTCGCCGGAAACGCGTCCAGCTTGTACAGAACGTGGAGGCTCGAACCGAACATCATCCACGGTGCGAACGCCAGAACCGTCTGATCGGTCACCGGTGGCTCGATCACCCACAGGAGCGCGATGACGCTTCCGAGAATCACGACGGTAGGAACCAGCAGGTACCACGGTGGGATGACGAACCCCTCGGGTAATACCATAGGGGCAATAGGACAGACCAGTGACTAACACTTTCCGATTACCGAAGTAATCAGACACGAGACACGTCATCCGACGAAATTTCACGACTCGGTGCGGACGGCGTCCGGTGATACCGCGGGTCGTTCCGGTTTCGTATCCCGTTTTCGTCAGATTTCCCACGGTTCGCCCGTCGTCTCGCCGAACAACTCCCGCATGAGTGTCACAATGCTCTCCGGTGGGAACTGACCGTGTTCGGTAACGATCGCGTCGACGTATCGCGGCGGGGTGACGTCGAAGGCGGGGTTCTCGACCATCAGATCGGCATCGGTCTCGAAGTCGGCATCAGTCTCGAAGTCGGCATCGGTCTCGAGGTCGGACTCGATCTGTGCGTCCGTCTCGAGCGGCTGGTCGTCGACGTCGGCGTTCACGGCGGGTTCCGATCGATCGCCTTCCTCACCGACCGCTTCCGTAGTGGCGCGTCCCGTATCGTTCCCCGCCTCGACCCCGACGCTGCCCGTGATCGCGGCCCGCTCGGCGTCCGAGAGGACCTCCGTTTCGTCGCGCATCTCTATTTCGACGCTGTGACCCGTCATCGTGTCGGGGTGGAGTTTGATCGTCTGGGCCGCGACCATCACGGGAACGCCCCGTTCGCGAGCGTTGACCGCCAGCCCGCTCGTTCCGATCTTGTTGATCACGCTGCCGTCCGCCGCGATGCTGTCGGCGCCGACGAGTACGTGATCCGCGTCGTCCAGGTATCGGCGGGCCGCGTTGTCGACGATCAGCGTCACCGGCACGTCCCACGCTCGTAACTGACGCGCCGTGATGTGGCCCTGCTTTCGAGGTCTGGTCTCCTTGACGATCGCCTCGAGAGATTTTCCGTCCTCGAGTGCCGCCTCGATACACGCGAGGGCGTCCGTCGAGTGACAGTGGGTCAGGACGGTGTCGCCGTCTCGCAGTCGGTTCGCGCCGACCTCGCCGAGCGTATCCTGGGCCTGCGCTAAGTCGCGCTGGAACGCCTCGGCGCGGGCGATCGTCGACGCCCGGAGTTCCGCGACGGTCTCGCCGTCCATCCCTCGAAGCACGTATCGGAGGGCGTTCGGCAGGCTGACCGCGGTCGGACGCGTTTCGTAGAGCGTTCGGGCGGCGGCTCGAAGTTGTCTCCGAAACGCGTCCGGACCGTCGGCCACGGCGTGTTCGGCCTGGACGGCCAGCGCCGCGGCGGCCGCGTCCGCGATCGACGCAGCGCCGCGAATCCGCATGGCGGCGATGTCGTCGGCGGTGGATTCGACGACCGGGACGACGCCCGATTCGGCATCGGCCATGTCACCGCGTTCCACGCCGCGGCTGAAAAGCGTGCTGTCGGCTGTGACTGGAAAGGTAACCGCCTCGGGGCACGCCCCGTGGCATCCGCCTCGACAACCTGTGAACCCGTCGCGGCCGTCCGGTAACCCGCCACGGAGTCTGACGGCCGATAGGTTCCGTCGGAACCCTTCTCGGACGTTGAGCCGCCATCCTCGGCGAACGTACGGACCGTTTCTCACTCCGGACGAGACGCTCGGTACGCCGCGATCGTTTCCGTGAGCAGGTACCGACCGACGATGAGGACGACGATCGGGATCCCGATCGTCGCGAGCGGAACGGTTCCGATCGTTCGGTCACCGGCGTACGTCACGAGGGCACCCCCACCGAGCACTACGGCGAGCATCCGAACGTAGCGCCATCGTGCGTCGGCTGGAACCGCGCCGTCGTCTCCCGGGAGCGCGAGATAGAGGTGACCCCCGCCGAAGATCAGTCCGAAATGCACCACGGTGACCGCGATCGAAGCCGGTCCCGCTCCCCCTCCCACATCGAAGGAGGCGGCGACGACCCAGACGGCTATCGCGAGGCCAACTGCACCGACGTGTGCAGCCGTCTCTCGAGAAACCATAGCGGATATCGTAATAGAAACAACATTACTGTTGCGGAAATTACATCCGGCGGAGACCGGTCACTCGGCTCGTGTCGAGCGACCGAACCGAGAGGCGAACTCTCGGTGGGAATTTCTACGGGGTGGCGGTCCACTGGACGATCGGGCGGCTTTTTCTCGGCTCGGTGAGTCGACGCGCGTATGAACCGCAGCGAACTCGCCCCGCTGATCGACCACACCGTGCTCGGGCCCGAGACGACGCCCGCCGACGTCCGGGACGGCCTCGATGCGGCCCGACGGCACGGGATGAACGCCTGTATTCCGCCGTACGCGGTCGAGGAGGCGGCCGCGTACGCCCCCGACGTCACGCTCGCGACCGTCGTCGGCTTTCCGCACGGGCAGAACACCCGCGAGACGAAGCGCCGCGAGGGCGTGACCGCCTGGCAGGCCGGCGCCGACGAACTCGACGTCGTGATCAACGTCGGTCGCCTGCGGGCGGGCGAGGACGACGCCGTCAGGGCCGAACTCGAGGAACTGGTCGCGGCGGTGCCGATTCCGGTGAAGGCGATCCTCGAGACGGCACTGCTTTCGGACGCGGAGAAACGTCGTGCCTGCGAAGCCGCCGCGGCCGCCGGCGCGGCGATGGTCAAAACGTCGACGGGATTCGAAGCGAGCGGCGCGAGGACCGACGACGTCGCGCTCATGAGCGAGTACCTCCCGGTCAAGGCCAGCGGCGGCATCGGCAGCTACGACGAGGCCGCGGCCATGCTCGAGGCCGGTGCCGAACGGAT encodes the following:
- a CDS encoding DUF63 family protein, with amino-acid sequence MVLPEGFVIPPWYLLVPTVVILGSVIALLWVIEPPVTDQTVLAFAPWMMFGSSLHVLYKLDAFPASIAPLFSAPMVYAATATVAGIVWIVAVFLHVGGLQPTVHRFVGITGTAFFTVFTMFAIFRSVEAGTFEPFWPVISVVVAGIVAAVAWVALSLWFTDVAATTGATGALVVFSHTLDGVTTAIGYDVLGAGEDVPVSLMILEAGKSLPTAQYIGAGWLFVLVKVVLALVILGLFREYVDEQPQQARTILALVAAVGLGPAVHNTLLFAVA
- a CDS encoding ribose 1,5-bisphosphate isomerase, with product MADAESGVVPVVESTADDIAAMRIRGAASIADAAAAALAVQAEHAVADGPDAFRRQLRAAARTLYETRPTAVSLPNALRYVLRGMDGETVAELRASTIARAEAFQRDLAQAQDTLGEVGANRLRDGDTVLTHCHSTDALACIEAALEDGKSLEAIVKETRPRKQGHITARQLRAWDVPVTLIVDNAARRYLDDADHVLVGADSIAADGSVINKIGTSGLAVNARERGVPVMVAAQTIKLHPDTMTGHSVEIEMRDETEVLSDAERAAITGSVGVEAGNDTGRATTEAVGEEGDRSEPAVNADVDDQPLETDAQIESDLETDADFETDADFETDADLMVENPAFDVTPPRYVDAIVTEHGQFPPESIVTLMRELFGETTGEPWEI
- the deoC gene encoding deoxyribose-phosphate aldolase; its protein translation is MNRSELAPLIDHTVLGPETTPADVRDGLDAARRHGMNACIPPYAVEEAAAYAPDVTLATVVGFPHGQNTRETKRREGVTAWQAGADELDVVINVGRLRAGEDDAVRAELEELVAAVPIPVKAILETALLSDAEKRRACEAAAAAGAAMVKTSTGFEASGARTDDVALMSEYLPVKASGGIGSYDEAAAMLEAGAERIGASSGVAILEGAPE